In Numidum massiliense, a single genomic region encodes these proteins:
- a CDS encoding TetR/AcrR family transcriptional regulator, with translation MQSFETLEEEKRQRILNAAMHEFAEKGFAQASTNAIVKQANIGKGMLFYYFNNKQTLFNYLVGYALTVVDEQFMQKIDMNNRDFIDRLYDAAKKKLACYHAYPHVFTFLTTVILKETALLDEDLQQRIVALQHDGERKLYENIDTTLFRDGIDVDKALQLIKWAFEGYQQHLIQTMETEVITTIDFDPYWKEFEEYLAVLKTCFYA, from the coding sequence ATGCAATCGTTTGAAACGTTGGAGGAAGAAAAACGACAGCGCATATTGAACGCAGCGATGCACGAGTTTGCGGAAAAAGGGTTTGCGCAAGCATCGACGAACGCGATCGTGAAACAGGCGAACATCGGGAAGGGAATGCTTTTTTATTACTTCAATAACAAACAAACGCTATTCAACTACTTAGTCGGTTATGCGCTTACCGTTGTCGATGAACAGTTTATGCAAAAAATTGACATGAATAACCGCGATTTTATCGATCGGCTGTACGATGCAGCGAAGAAAAAACTTGCATGTTACCACGCCTATCCGCACGTGTTTACTTTTTTAACAACGGTGATCTTAAAGGAAACGGCGTTGCTGGATGAAGACTTACAACAACGGATTGTCGCCTTGCAACATGATGGAGAACGTAAACTATACGAAAACATCGATACGACACTGTTTCGCGACGGGATCGATGTTGACAAAGCGTTGCAACTCATTAAGTGGGCGTTCGAAGGATACCAACAACATCTCATTCAAACGATGGAGACTGAGGTAATTACGACGATTGACTTTGATCCGTATTGGAAGGAGTTTGAAGAGTATTTGGCAGTTTTAAAAACTTGTTTTTACGCATAG
- a CDS encoding ABC transporter ATP-binding protein: MAVVEATGIVKTFGKVRALSGVNMKVEEGEVYGFIGPNGAGKSTTIRILLGMLKADQGSATIFGRDVWREAVAIHEGLAYVPGDVNLWPNLTGGEVLDLFAAMKKRYSKERERSLIEQFALDVSKKCGTYSKGNRQKVALVAAFASEADLYILDEPTSGLDPLMEHTFQQCVLEAKAQGKSVLLSSHILSEVEKLCDRVGIIRSGEIIETGTLHELRHLTRTNLRLKTMKPIDRLEQLQGVHEVSKDGDVLTLQVDTEHLADVVAHVSSYGVTSLESAPPTLEDLFMRHYEGSERR; this comes from the coding sequence ATGGCGGTTGTAGAAGCGACTGGTATTGTGAAGACGTTTGGCAAGGTAAGGGCGTTAAGCGGCGTGAACATGAAGGTTGAAGAAGGTGAAGTGTACGGGTTTATCGGCCCGAACGGCGCGGGGAAGTCGACGACGATTCGCATTTTGCTCGGCATGTTAAAGGCGGATCAAGGCTCGGCGACGATTTTTGGTCGCGACGTTTGGCGCGAGGCGGTGGCGATTCACGAAGGGCTCGCCTACGTGCCGGGAGATGTCAACTTATGGCCCAACTTAACTGGCGGTGAAGTGCTCGATTTATTCGCCGCGATGAAAAAGCGTTACAGTAAAGAGCGGGAGCGGTCCCTCATCGAACAATTCGCCTTAGACGTCTCGAAAAAGTGCGGCACCTATTCCAAAGGGAACCGCCAAAAAGTTGCCCTCGTTGCGGCCTTTGCTTCCGAGGCAGATCTGTATATTTTGGATGAACCGACGTCAGGTCTCGATCCGTTAATGGAGCACACGTTTCAACAATGTGTCTTAGAGGCGAAGGCGCAGGGCAAAAGCGTTCTCCTGTCGAGCCATATTTTGTCGGAAGTCGAAAAGTTGTGTGACCGCGTCGGTATTATCCGCAGTGGGGAAATCATTGAAACGGGGACGCTTCACGAATTGCGGCATTTAACGCGAACGAACCTGCGCCTTAAGACGATGAAGCCGATCGATCGCTTGGAACAGCTGCAAGGTGTGCACGAAGTGAGCAAAGACGGTGACGTCCTCACCCTCCAAGTCGATACAGAACACCTCGCCGACGTCGTAGCGCACGTCAGTTCCTACGGCGTCACCTCCCTCGAAAGTGCACCGCCGACGTTAGAAGACTTGTTTATGCGTCATTACGAAGGAAGTGAGCGGCGATGA